The Candidatus Leptovillus gracilis genome segment TATTAAACAAACCAGTGAGTTATAAGCAGCTGCGTTCCCTGGCGGCACGGCTTTACACCACGTTTGTCGTCGAGTAACCGATCCCTTGCGACAAGATAAAAAATGGGACGCGGATTTCCACGGATGCAGCCGATTAATGTAATGCTCACGATTTGGTTGGAAGCGCTGTCATTCTGACGAGTCTTCGAGGAAGAATCCCCTTGCTGCCGACAAATAGGGATTCTTCGCTCCGAAGCCGGATGGCCGAAGACTCCGCTCAGAATGACCTTAACCGTGACCTTTACAGACGCAGCCGATTCACGCGGATTTTTATGATGTTTGTCCGCGAAAATCGGCTGCATCCGTGCTAAACCTGTTTAGAACTCCGTCAGCAGCGCCGCCAACGCCTGACGCGACGGCCGTAACACCTCTTCCCCCAACTGCGCCAACGGCGTAGCCACCATCCGATTTACTTCAGCCAGCGTGGGCCGCGATTCATTCAGGTAGATCAGCCCGGTGATAAATTCCTGATTGTCGTGGGCCGTTTGCAGGCGGCTCAGCGCCGCGATTTTGTTGCCGGGATCATACGCCTCTTCCAGCTTTTGCAGTCGGATGAAAGAACCATCGTGCATTTCCACCAGGCGCGTCTCGCCCGGTTCCAGGTCGTTCAATTCAATTTCCTCGGCCGGCGGAACCCATCCAAAATCGTGCAGCGGCGCTTCATGTTCACGGCCGTACCCATAACTCTTGGTAGACGTATCCGCGTTGTTAAAAGCCACGCACGGGCTGATGATGTCCAGAACGGCCGTGCCATTAAAATGCAGCGCCGCCTTCAACAATTCTCGCACCTGCTTCGCGTCGCCAGAAAAGCTCCGCGCCACAAACCCCGCCCCGGCGACAATCGCCTCCATACACAGGTCCACCGGCGGGAATTCAT includes the following:
- a CDS encoding 2-oxoacid:ferredoxin oxidoreductase subunit beta; the encoded protein is MINETKRGKENKLGLTLKEYKGLPSTLCNGCGHNSIANQIVQVAYELDIEQHTILRMSGIGCSSKSPAYFLGGSFGFNSLHGRMPSIATGALMGNHSLHAIGVSGDGDTGSIGLGQFKHMVRRNVRMVYVVENNGVYGLTKGQFSATADEGQVLKYAGENEFPPVDLCMEAIVAGAGFVARSFSGDAKQVRELLKAALHFNGTAVLDIISPCVAFNNADTSTKSYGYGREHEAPLHDFGWVPPAEEIELNDLEPGETRLVEMHDGSFIRLQKLEEAYDPGNKIAALSRLQTAHDNQEFITGLIYLNESRPTLAEVNRMVATPLAQLGEEVLRPSRQALAALLTEF